From the genome of Xylocopilactobacillus apis:
TCGTATAATCCTAAACCAGTTATATACAAACGTGCTCTTTTTACCTGCTTAGAAACCTTGAAATCTTTTTTGAACAGTGTGTTTTGAATATTTTTATCTGAATTACCAATCCAGTTTGCTTCAAAAGATTCATTCATTTTCCCAGTTTCGAAAAAGGATTCAGCTTCAACCTCTTCATCATCAGATTTAACAGCCACTAAAACTCGGTAATGTGTGCGGGACTTTAATTTTAAATCTACATCAAAATAATTGTTATTAAAATCAAGCCAGTCGCTTTGCCAGCAAGGATCTGGATTTTCGTCAGAATAAATACTTAACTTCTTTGTTATTGCAAAAAATTGATCAGATTCTACTTTAAATTCTACCCGTAGATCATTTAACTGAAATCCAACAGGTTCATGCATGTGATTAATTAAAATGGAACTTATTTTCATTGGTTAGCTCCTACAACTTAGCTCGAAAATCACCACAGAAAGGATCAACTGGATTAATTCCTTCGAATGATTCTTTACCCATCAATTTTCTAATCACTGCATCAATGCTTGCCTCATTTCCTGTGTAAGCATTGATAAAAGTAGAAATATCTGGGACATCAAACAAATGGTAAGGATTCGCCGTTGAAACAAAAACCGTTGGAATTGATTTCATAAACCAAGGAGCATCAGCAGCCATTAAATGAATCCAATCTAAACGGGTTGTCGTCTGATTGCTTGCTGTTTCAATATTAGCTACGTATAACGCTAAATCAAATTTTTGTTCTAAATCACTAACACCTTCTTCAAAAATCTCATGAAAATCAAGATGCTTATGATCAAAAAGATTCACTTCAAAACCTTCAGATTCCAATTTTTCTTGGAATAGTCCTGAAACGTGACCCCCTTCTTTAAAGCCGCCATCATCACTATCTCCAAGAACGACAAGCCGAATTCGTTTATATTTATCAGGAGTGATTGGTAATAATGAGTCTTTATCTTTAACCAAAGTAACTGATTTTTTGGCAATTTTTTTGGCAATCTCTTGATGTTCGTCAGAATGGAGATCGATTTTAGCTGGTATTTCTTGGGTTAATTCTTCTTCAGTGTTCATAATACCCTGAGCAAGTTTAGTACCTAAAATTCTCATTACCGATTCTTCAACTCGTTCAATCGATAAAACTCCTCCATCGATTGCATCATGAATATACTGATAGTCTTCATCAATGTTTTTATTGAATAAAATCATATCAATTCCCGCATTAATTGTTGCCGGCAATAGATCTTTTCTAGGCATTGTCGTGTTGTACCCTAACATTGGTGTAGCGTCAGTAATAACTAAGCCATTGAATTTCAGAACATCACGCAATAAGCCATCAATTAGAAGTTTTGAACTTGATGCTGGTCGTAAATCTTCATCTGAAATTCCTGGTTCTAATTTACGCTCCCAAGCTGGCTGCATAATATGTGCAATCATTACACTTGGAACCCCCTGTTCAATTAATTTACGATAAATTTCACCATAGGATTCCATCCATTCTTCAGCTGATAGTGAGTTAATTGAACTCAACAAATGCTGGTCTCTTTCATCAACTCCATCCCCTGGAAAATGTTTAATAACGGGAATAATGTTATTTTCTTCTAATCCTTTAATTTGTGCTTGAGCCATTTTTAAAACTCTGTTTTGATCGCTACCAAAAGTTCGCGTATTCATAATTGGATTACGGAAATTTTTATCAATATCAACGATCGGTGCAAAAGACATATTGCCACCAACTTGGGCTGCTTCACTACCAGCAACATTACCTAATTCATAAGCACAATGAGCATCATCAGTTGCTGCCATCTGCATAGGAGTTCCTAACCAAGTACCTTCAGAAACTAATCCATTTCCACCTGATTCAAGATTTGCAGCCATTAATAAAGGGATCCTACTTGTTTCTTGCGCAATAGAAAATTCCCTTTTTAATTTTTCAGCTTGGTCAGGACGATACATCATTCCGCCTGGCTGATACTTCTTAATAAACTCAGCGATATCAACTGTATCCTCATCTTGTCCAATGACAAAAAACAACTGTCCTACTTTTTCATCTACTGACATTGTCTTTACTTTATTTTCAACATATTCAACTTGTTTTTGATTCAAAAAATATGGTTTTTTGGTTAAATCTAACATTCGGATCCTCCATTTTGTACTGTTTCCGTTTACATTTTAAAATAATAAACTTGTTTTAACTATTGCGAAAAATTACAATTAATATGTTCATTTTACAGAAATAATACTAATAAGAGGATGATATAAATGGATCTGGAAATTTTAAACCAATTGCGCCAAAACAATAAACCTCGTGACTGGGAAGAATTAAAACCAATGATGGAACCGCCAAAAACAGGAAAATTCAACGATAATCCCGTTTACGAATTTTTTTATACTTTAACAGATTCATTAGAAATTAATCCGCAGAGCATCGGAGTTTCAGTTCAGCCTGTTAAATCTTATATCCCTTTTCATATTCATAATTATGTTGAAATAACAGTTCCTTTATTAGGTGAGTGTACAGTTGTTACCAACAAAGAAGAAATTTTAGTTAGTCAAAATAATATTATTATCATTGGAAATCACACTACCCACACAGTTAAACCCATTGAAGACGGAGCAATAGTTGTAAATATCTCATTAAAAGGTAGTGCTTTTACTCTCAATGACTTTAACTTTATGCAGCAAAAAGCGTCCGGTCAAAATATTTCAAACATGCTATTCTCTCTGCTTTCCAATGAAAACTTAGGAGAAAATACCTATAGTCTTTTTAAGACATCTCATGTCGTGCCTATTATTAACAGTATTTACGACATTATTAGTGAGTATTACCACCCTGATATTCAGACAAATCAAATAATTCGTTTAGAAATCCTGACGCTCTTTTCTCGTTTAATTAGAGCTGCATCAAAATCAAATGCCAACATTAAAATAAACAACAAAGCTTCAGGTAATAATTTATTATCATTATTACTTTATATTGAGCGTAACTACGCAAATATTACTTTAGAACAAATGGGGCATCATTTTGGTTTCAATCCTAATTACCTTTCAAACTATCTAAAAACTCAAACTGGCATGTCATTTATTCAACTAGTTCATCTTCAAAGAGTTAATGTTGCAGCAGAGTATCTCGTTTATACAACAGCTCCTATTGATCAAATCTCCTTAAAAATTGGTTACGAAAATCCGTCTTATTTTTATAAAATTTTTAAAAAAATTCTTAATTCATCTCCTTCTGAATATCGTAAAGAACATCAAGTTTAAATAATTAAACTGTGAAATGAACATAAATTTAATACCTTTTGCATATGGTGCTTAAGTTTTTGGTTGCCTATACTTTTACGTGTAAGCGAAAACAAATGTGAAAGGGAATTTACTTTATGAACAAGAAAAAAACTACTCTGGCGGTTGGAATTTTAAGCATGAATTTGCTTTTAATGTCAACTTCAGTTATCGGATCTGCAATTGCCGCAATTGCGAAATCTTTCCCGACTGAACCAATTTCCAAAGTTCAAATGATTGCTTCAATTCCACAATTAGGTCAATTAATTGCAACACTGCTTTTTACTTGGTTAACCTATCATTTGACCAGAAAAAATATTGGTATATTAGCCGTTTTGGCAGTCGGAATTAGTGGAATGTTCCCAGCTTTTTATCCTAGCAGTTTAAATATCATTTTAGCTTGTATGACTGTATTAGGTTTTGGAGCTGGATTAATTAGTAATGTTGGACCAGTATTGCTTCAAGAACATTTTGAAGGTGAAGAGAGAGCCAGCGTTATGGGCTGGGGCATGGGTTTCAATAATATTGGAATGATGGTTTTTACTGCTTTAGGTGGAGCTCTAGGAAGTAGTAATTGGCATAATTTATTTTGGATCTATGCTTTATCTTTAGTGATTTTAGTTTTCTTTATTTTCACAGTCCCTCAAGACAATGTTATTGGAGATAAAAACAAAGATAACGAAAAATCCGAAAGCTTTTTATCTAGTGTAAAAAGTCTTAGCGGAAATGTTTATATTATTTTATTAGTTACATTTGTAATGTCGATGATCTTGATGACATTTATGACTAATCAATCAATCGTTCTTGCTGCTAAAGGACAAGGAACTGCGTACACAGCTATGGTAATTACAATTGGCAATATTGGAGGAATCTTAACTGCATTTGTATTGAAATATATAAGAAAGTTAACTAAAACCAATACAATTGCTTTTGGATTTATTGCTTTTGCATTATCATTTGCTTGTATCGAGTTCTTTAGCAGTCCAGTCATGCATATTTTAGGAAATATGTTCTCTGGAATGGGAGTTGTAATGGTTAATGCAACGATTCCATTTGAACTATCTTTATTAGCAGATGAAAGAAAATTCCCGATTGTAATTTCTATGAACACTTTAGTTTCTTCATTTGCCGGGATTTTTGCTCCGATGATTATTGCAGCTTTTAAAATCAAACCAGGTGATGCTTCATTTACCTTTGGTATCATTTTATCGTTAGTTATTGCTACTTTCTTATTAATAATTAAATTTGGAGCTCGTATTGAAAAATCTCATGCTGAACAAGAAGCTCAAAAATAAACTTAAAAAAATATGTAAAATTACTTCATCTTAAAAAAAGAAACATTTTTGAAATTAAAATTTTGAAGTGCCTCATAATTGTTAGACATATGCTAATGATTGTGAGGCATTTTTGTATGACTAAATATTCTGCTGAATTGAAAATTAAAATTGTCAAATAATTCCTGGCAGAGTTAAAGAAAATGGTCAATCAGTATACATATTGGTATAACAATGAGCGGATTTCATTAAACAATACTGGATTAACACCGACTGAATTGAAAAAAGAAGTTGGCAGCGTAGACTTTTACAAAAGACAGCAGCCCAATTAACCAAGTTGAACTTAATCTTTAAATAAAAAAGGTTTATTTAGTGTTTTTAAAAGCAAATAATCAAAAAAAGCAAAACCAAAAATTAATTGGTAATGCTTTATTTTGCCTGAATAAAATAATTCACCTATAAAAATGTTTAAGATTTTATAAACCGTCTAACTTTTTTGTTGCACTTCAAAACTTGAGTTATGTCATGACTTTTAATAAAAGAACAAATAGCTACTTTAATTTTTCAATCTCTTCGACACTTAAATCGGTGACTACACTAATCTCTTCAACTTTCATTCCCATTTTTAGCATCTTCCTTGCAGTCTCAATTTTATTTTGCTTAACTCCCTGCTCTAATCCTTGCTCTAGTCCTTGTTCTAAACCCTGCTCTAAACCTTCACGTTCGCCTCTTTTTCTGCCTTCTTCTTCGGCATACAACATCTGTGCATCAAGCTTTGATCTCGCTCTCTCTACTGCGTCCAACATCTCTCGTTCCTCCATCTCTAAATTCTCATAACTTGTTACTTTATATGCATCCTGCAGATATTCCGGTGCTTCTTCGACCCTTTTATTGCTCTTTAGATAATCGTACCAATACGGCATCTCTCCTTCTAGCGTGTCTCGGGGCTTTGTTAAATCAAAATATACCACACTCAACAGCGGTAAGCCATCTTCATTCTTTAACTCGATTTTATTCTTTACATCATACATCGTAAATCGATGATACGCTTTGTCGTCTTCTTTAAATAAATCAAAGTACACGATGTTAATCCCATACACTGGTCTCAATGACCCATATTTATCCTCTTTAATATCATCCTTTAATTTCTCTAGATCTCTTCTCGCATAATTTGACACATATTTCTCTGACAGGTAATGCAGTGAACGTTCGATAAAATGTGCTTCTCTTCTTACCTGCAGTTCGATGGTTACCAGACTTCCGTCATCAAGCCGGGCTAATACATCAACCTCTGTTTCTAAGAATTCCTGCTGATCTTCCGTCACTTTAAAGGTTCTAATATTATATGGATTTTCGATTATTACATCTACAACGTTTAAACCGATCATATCATGAATGAAGCCGATTAAGATATGACGGTTCTTGGGTGAGGCAAATAATTTTTTAAATAACAGATCATTTGATGGTAAAATTTCTCTTTTGCGCAATTATATATATCCTTCCTTTTTTAGGCTTATATAAAAGATTACGCAAACAAGATCCAATTCTTAAATTCATCAAATTATTGTTTAATTGTACTAAATTTTTCCTTTTAAAACAAAAAAAGAGCCTGACCACTTAGGGATCAAACTTTTCTCTTATTACCTTTATGTTTTAGAATAAAGAGTAAGTGTGTTACTTTGAATGAAAAACTTCCTATTACCTTTAATACATTTCTAATTAATTGGATTAATCGAGATTTAACTTCTTTAGTGATAAACTAGTTTTAATTTCTATTTAGAGTTTATTTCCTTCAATAACTTGAGCTTCACTTATTAGTTGCTACAAGACTTAATACGGCCATTTAATTTGATAAAAAATTCAAAAATTTTACCGTCTATTTAGTTTACCTTTAGAGGAATTTATATTTAAAGTACTTAATTTTTCAACTATTTTGTTCCTGCTGCATCTTCTCAAAATCACTTAACTCTGGTAATGGCAAGGCAAATCGGTCTTCTAGCCATTCAGCGCACAAATCAAACCAGTTTGCTGTGTGACGAATAATTTGAGATTTGGCTGCTGCACTCGTTTGATCGGCCAAACTTAACCCATGAGTTCCTTTTTCAAAGATATGAAGTTCAAATGGAATATTTTCACTTTTCATTGCTTCTGCAAGCTTAATCGAATGCTGTATTGAAACAAGAGGATCTTCAAAGTTTGCCCAAATGAAGCTTGGAGGTGTATTAGAATCAACATGACGCGCTGGGCTTACTTGTTCTAATAATTCTTGATCAGGTTTTTCCATTCCTAAATAGGCAACAAACGATGCAATCATAAAGCTTTTATCCATTCCAGCTGGTAATTCATCAATTTGGCTGCTCAGCATAACATAATCGGTCAAAGCATATCCTAAAATACTTAAAGCTGGTTTTAATAAAGATGCATCATTACCAAATTGATCTTTTACCCATGTCTGATTCCAACTTGTAGAATATAGTGCTGCATTATGACCCCCTGCAGAAAATCCGCAAACCGCAACTTTTTCTGGATCAAGATTCCATTCACTTGCATGTTTCTTAACTAAAACCATTGCTTTTCCCAACTCGATAACTTGGCGGGGGAAAATGCGATCCTTTTTAACTGGTAATGGTTTTGATAAATCTGGCAATTCCAGACTTCCATCGCTATAAGTACTGTATCGCAAAACAAACGCGTGGTAACCAAGAGATGCAAATTTAATTGCTACCGGTTCAGCCTCTCGATCAGAACAGCTAAAATATCCGCCGCCAGGACAGATAATAATGCCTGGTCTTGGTTTGCCATTAATCGTCTCAGGAGAATCATCTAACAAATAAGTTGTTAAAGTTACATTCTGATTTTCCGACGATAAATTAAATTTTTCGATTTTCATTTTTATTCCTCCATCATTGTAATCGCCTTCATCATCAATATAACACTGTAAATTCTCTTAAAACTAGTTTCAAAAACCAGATATTTTCTGTTCTTTTCTTAGATTTTGCGATCATTTAATCTAATTGTGCTTCTCAAAAGAAAAGGGGCTATAACAGTAGTCATAACAATTGCCCCAACAACTGCAGAATATCTTTCCGATGACAAGAGCTTGTTTTGAATTCCAATTTGAGCAATTATTAACGCCATTTCCCCTCTTGAAACCATGCCTGAACCAATCACTATTGAACTTTTATTGCTAAAGCCAGAAATTCTTGCACCAATTCCAGCTCCTAATAATTTAGAAATAATTCCTCCCAGCGTTAAAGCAATAAATAAACCAAAATCATTGATTATGCCATTTAAAGTCATCTTTAATCCAATACTAGTAAAAAATACTGGTATGAAAATAGAAGAAGCAATTAGATTTACTCGATACCCTACTTTTTTAGCAAATTTTGTTTGACCAATTGCAATACCAGCAAAAAAAGCACCAATTACACTACTTAAACCAACCAAATTGGCAAAATAGGCAAAAAACAGACAAATAATTAATGCTAAAACCGTGTCTGATTTATTAAAGATTCTAAATAAAAGCGGCATCATCCATCGGCTGAAAAAGAATAGTAAAGCAAAATAACCTAACTGGAGCATTAGCATGACTGGTATTGAATTTACATTATTTTCAGAAGGTCCAATTAAACTTAACAAAAGAACTGATAAAATATCATCAACGACAGCTGCTGCTAAAATTACACTGCCTTCATCAGTATCTAAACTATTCATTTCTTTTAAAACTACAGCAGAAATAGAGACGGAAGTAGCTGCAAAAGTAACTCCTAAGAAAATACAAGTTGCATTAGGAAGTTTAAAAGCTTGTCCAATTAAATAAATCAAACCAAAAGGCACTGCCATTCCTGAAATTGCCACAATAATGCTCGGTGTAAAAAATTTACGAAGAAGTGAGATATTACTCTCTAACCCCGCTATAAACATCAACATAACAACACCCACTTCTGAAATGCTGCTTAAAATCTGATTTGATTGAACTAAATTTAAAACTGATGGACCAATTAAAATTCCCGCTAATAATTGACCTATTACTGATGGAAAATTTAGACGAGAACTAATATAACCGCCTAATAATGAAAATATTAAAATTAAACAAAGCGAACCAAGAATATCCATAAACTATCCCCTACAAATAAAAAAGCTTCCAAAAATCTTCCCGGCAACCCAAACCAAGGGAAAATTCTTGAAAGCTTTCACTTCAACCAATAATTATTAAAAAAATAAGATCCGTAATAACGAATCTTATAAAATAATGGGCGGCCAGGGGCTCGAACCCTGGACCCACGGATTAAGAGTCCGCTGCTCTGCCAACTGAGCTAGCCGCCCATATCTAAGCCGTCAAACGACTTAAATATAATATCACGCAGATAAAATTGATGCAAGAGATTATTTAAAAGAAATCACTTTCACGTTTCTTAATTTCATCAGTTTGTTTTTCAAAACCTGGTTTACCCAACAAAGCAAACATATTATTTTTATATGCTTCAACACCCGGTTGGTTAAATGGATTTATTCCATTCAAGTAGCCGGAAACACCGATCGCAATTTCAAAGAAATAAATTAATTTTCCAAGCGTATACTCATCTTGCTGATCAACATGAATCGTCATTACTGGAACTCCACCATCAGTATGAGCAATGACAACACCACGGTAAGCTTGTTCATTAACATAGTTCATCTTTTTACCTTCAAGATACTTAAGACCATCAAGATCATCAGATTCAGCTGGAATTTCGATATCATAGCGCGGATTATCGACCATTACAACAGTTTCAAATAAGAAACGACGTCCTTCTTGAATATATTGTCCTAATGAATGCAAATCTGTTGAAAAATTAGCAGAAGAAGGATAAATACCTTTTTGATCTTTACCTTCAGATTCGCCTGCCAACTGCTTCCACCATTCACCTAAATATTGAAGAGATGGTTCATAATTTTCAAGAATTTCAACATCATATCCTTTACGCATCAAGATATTACGTAAAGCAGCATACTGATATGCTTCATTTTTGCTTAAATCTGGACTGTTGTAATCATCACGGCCTGCGGCAAAACCATCCATTAATTTATCGATATCACCGCCTGCAACAGCAATTGGCAGTAACCCTACCGCACTCATAACAGAATACCGTCCTCCAATAGCATCCGGCACTACAAATTCTTCGTAACCCTGCGCATCAGATTCAGTTTTTAAGGCACCTCTTGCTTTATCAGTAGTTGCATAAATTCGTTTTGCAGCCTCATCTTTGCCATACTTTTCCACAAGCTTTTGCTTCAACACTCGAAAAGCAATCGAAGGTTCAGTTGTTGTTCCTGATTTAGAAATAACATTGATTGAAAAATCTTTATCCCCAATTAGTTCTAAAATTTCGTGGAGATACGTACCGCTAATAGAATTTCCAGCAAAAAGAACAAGTGGTCCCTTACGATCTTTTTGCCAACTGCCAAAATTCAAATTTAAAAAGTCGCAAGCCATTCGAGCTCCTAAATATGAGCCGCCAATTCCAATAGCTACAAAAACTTCAGAATCATTTCTAATTTTTTCAGCCGCTTTTTTTATACGTGAAAACTCTTCTTTATCATATTCAATCGGTAAATCAACAAAACCAGTAAAATCACTGCCTGCTCCTGTTTTTTGTCTTAATTCATTATCACAAGCAGTAACCATTTGCTGCATTTCTGATAATTCATTTTCATGCACAAATTTTTTTAATGGTGAATAATCAAACTTAATAGTTGTCATTACTTAAATATCTCCCGTTTTTTAGTTACAGTCTATTCTACCATTTAATGATGAAAAGTTTTACATTATCTTATCTTTCAAAAAAAAATAAACTATTTTATTTAGCTCTTTAATTTGAATAATTTTTGATAGAATATAATAGCTTGTTTTATTTAGGAAAGGAAATATATTATGACTAATTTTAATGAAATAAAAGGATTTGCCTTCGACTTAGACGGCGTTATCACAGACACTGCTAAATTCCATGCGCAAGCGTGGCAGCAGGTTGCAGATAAAGTTGGTACTAATTGGACTGAAGATCTCGCAGACGGATTAAAGGGAATCAGCCGAATGGATAGCTTAGAAATGATCTTAAAAGCGGGTGGTCATGAAAATGACTACTCTCAAGCGGAAAAAGAAAAACTAGCGGCTGAAAAAAATGACAACTATGTTCAGTTAATTAAAACTCTTACGCCGGATGATATTTTACCGGGTATGCTTGATTTCATTAAAAGTCTCCAAGCTAGTGGTTATAAGATGAGTCTAGCTTCTGTCTCTCTTAATGCACCAGTAATTTTAAAAAGCTTAGGATTAACTGACGCGTTTGAAGGAATCGTTAATCCTGCTAGTTTAAAAAAAGGCAAACCGGATCCAGAAATTTATGTCAGAGCTGCCGAAGTTATGAAATTAGACCCTAAACAAGTAATCGGGGTCGAAGATGCAGCAGCCGGTGTTACTGCAATTAATGGTGCTAATGAAACTTCTCTTGGAATTGGAAATTCTGACGTATTACATGAAGCAGATCTAATTTTCCCAGACACTGCAGCAGTTACAATTGAAGCAATTAAAGAAAAAATGGGATAAATCAAAAGAGTATGTATTGACGGGGACGACCGAAGAAATAAGGTTCATCAATTTTAATCGATTCAACCAGGCAATATTATCTTTTGACGGATGATAAGCGGAAGTAATGTTTAAAGCAGACTAATGTGTGTTATAACTTTGCTGCATAATTTTATTACTTTCGGAGTTTAAAATTATAGAAGAGTGTAGAGTAAAGACTAGGCTCTTCTTTTTTTTATCGAAAAAACCCCTTGAAATAAACGATTTCTCGTTTTTTCAAGGGGATCTTTGTGACATATGTTAACCAGCCTTTTTAGTAGATTTTGATTAATCCTTGTGTTCCAAGATCTCCCAATTGATATTCATTAACCATCTTTTGATAAAGATCTTCCGCGGTCTTTGTTCCTGGCAGATTAAGACCCATTTCATTTGCTGAATCTATCGCAATCCGTAAATCTTTTAAAAAATGTTTTGCTGCAAATCCCGGCTTATAGTCACCTTTTAAAATTCTCGGTCCATAATTATCCATGCTCCAATTTTGGGCTGCTCCACCACTGATCATTTCAACAATATTGCTTAAATCAAGATTGGCACTTTTGGCATAAAACAACGCTTCGACCATCCCAGTCATTGTGCCTGCAACCATGATTTGGTTTACCATTTTAGCATTTTGACCTTGACCAGAATCTCCGAACAAACGAACCGATTTTCCCATGGCTTTCAAAACTGGCAGAGCTCGTTCAAAATCACTCTTCTCTCCGCCAACCATGATCGTAAGCGTCCCATTTTTAGCTCCAATATCTCCTCCAGACACTGGAGCATCAAGTGCTGAAATTCCTTCATTTTGAGCCTTTTTTGCAATTTCTTTAGCTAGATTAGGAGAACTGGTAGTCATATCAATAAGCATTAAATTTGAATGGATACCTTCAAAAATACCATTTTCTCCAAAATAAACTTCCCGCACATCTTTAGGAAAACCTACTATCGTAATTACAAAATCCGAATTTTGAGCAACCTCTCTCGGATTTTCTAACCATTGTGCACCATTTTGCAATACACTTTGAGCATGAGATTTGGTACGGTTATACACTAAAACCGAATAACCAGCTTTTAACAGATTATTGATCATACCCGTCCCCATAACCCCAGTGCCAATAAAACCAATTTTCATTTTTTCTTTCTTCGTTTCTTTCGTTTATGCTTT
Proteins encoded in this window:
- a CDS encoding MFS transporter; protein product: MNKKKTTLAVGILSMNLLLMSTSVIGSAIAAIAKSFPTEPISKVQMIASIPQLGQLIATLLFTWLTYHLTRKNIGILAVLAVGISGMFPAFYPSSLNIILACMTVLGFGAGLISNVGPVLLQEHFEGEERASVMGWGMGFNNIGMMVFTALGGALGSSNWHNLFWIYALSLVILVFFIFTVPQDNVIGDKNKDNEKSESFLSSVKSLSGNVYIILLVTFVMSMILMTFMTNQSIVLAAKGQGTAYTAMVITIGNIGGILTAFVLKYIRKLTKTNTIAFGFIAFALSFACIEFFSSPVMHILGNMFSGMGVVMVNATIPFELSLLADERKFPIVISMNTLVSSFAGIFAPMIIAAFKIKPGDASFTFGIILSLVIATFLLIIKFGARIEKSHAEQEAQK
- a CDS encoding glycoside hydrolase family 3 protein, whose translation is MLDLTKKPYFLNQKQVEYVENKVKTMSVDEKVGQLFFVIGQDEDTVDIAEFIKKYQPGGMMYRPDQAEKLKREFSIAQETSRIPLLMAANLESGGNGLVSEGTWLGTPMQMAATDDAHCAYELGNVAGSEAAQVGGNMSFAPIVDIDKNFRNPIMNTRTFGSDQNRVLKMAQAQIKGLEENNIIPVIKHFPGDGVDERDQHLLSSINSLSAEEWMESYGEIYRKLIEQGVPSVMIAHIMQPAWERKLEPGISDEDLRPASSSKLLIDGLLRDVLKFNGLVITDATPMLGYNTTMPRKDLLPATINAGIDMILFNKNIDEDYQYIHDAIDGGVLSIERVEESVMRILGTKLAQGIMNTEEELTQEIPAKIDLHSDEHQEIAKKIAKKSVTLVKDKDSLLPITPDKYKRIRLVVLGDSDDGGFKEGGHVSGLFQEKLESEGFEVNLFDHKHLDFHEIFEEGVSDLEQKFDLALYVANIETASNQTTTRLDWIHLMAADAPWFMKSIPTVFVSTANPYHLFDVPDISTFINAYTGNEASIDAVIRKLMGKESFEGINPVDPFCGDFRAKL
- a CDS encoding cation:proton antiporter, with amino-acid sequence MDILGSLCLILIFSLLGGYISSRLNFPSVIGQLLAGILIGPSVLNLVQSNQILSSISEVGVVMLMFIAGLESNISLLRKFFTPSIIVAISGMAVPFGLIYLIGQAFKLPNATCIFLGVTFAATSVSISAVVLKEMNSLDTDEGSVILAAAVVDDILSVLLLSLIGPSENNVNSIPVMLMLQLGYFALLFFFSRWMMPLLFRIFNKSDTVLALIICLFFAYFANLVGLSSVIGAFFAGIAIGQTKFAKKVGYRVNLIASSIFIPVFFTSIGLKMTLNGIINDFGLFIALTLGGIISKLLGAGIGARISGFSNKSSIVIGSGMVSRGEMALIIAQIGIQNKLLSSERYSAVVGAIVMTTVIAPFLLRSTIRLNDRKI
- a CDS encoding AraC family transcriptional regulator: MDLEILNQLRQNNKPRDWEELKPMMEPPKTGKFNDNPVYEFFYTLTDSLEINPQSIGVSVQPVKSYIPFHIHNYVEITVPLLGECTVVTNKEEILVSQNNIIIIGNHTTHTVKPIEDGAIVVNISLKGSAFTLNDFNFMQQKASGQNISNMLFSLLSNENLGENTYSLFKTSHVVPIINSIYDIISEYYHPDIQTNQIIRLEILTLFSRLIRAASKSNANIKINNKASGNNLLSLLLYIERNYANITLEQMGHHFGFNPNYLSNYLKTQTGMSFIQLVHLQRVNVAAEYLVYTTAPIDQISLKIGYENPSYFYKIFKKILNSSPSEYRKEHQV
- a CDS encoding Rpn family recombination-promoting nuclease/putative transposase gives rise to the protein MRKREILPSNDLLFKKLFASPKNRHILIGFIHDMIGLNVVDVIIENPYNIRTFKVTEDQQEFLETEVDVLARLDDGSLVTIELQVRREAHFIERSLHYLSEKYVSNYARRDLEKLKDDIKEDKYGSLRPVYGINIVYFDLFKEDDKAYHRFTMYDVKNKIELKNEDGLPLLSVVYFDLTKPRDTLEGEMPYWYDYLKSNKRVEEAPEYLQDAYKVTSYENLEMEEREMLDAVERARSKLDAQMLYAEEEGRKRGEREGLEQGLEQGLEQGLEQGVKQNKIETARKMLKMGMKVEEISVVTDLSVEEIEKLK
- a CDS encoding glucose-6-phosphate isomerase → MTTIKFDYSPLKKFVHENELSEMQQMVTACDNELRQKTGAGSDFTGFVDLPIEYDKEEFSRIKKAAEKIRNDSEVFVAIGIGGSYLGARMACDFLNLNFGSWQKDRKGPLVLFAGNSISGTYLHEILELIGDKDFSINVISKSGTTTEPSIAFRVLKQKLVEKYGKDEAAKRIYATTDKARGALKTESDAQGYEEFVVPDAIGGRYSVMSAVGLLPIAVAGGDIDKLMDGFAAGRDDYNSPDLSKNEAYQYAALRNILMRKGYDVEILENYEPSLQYLGEWWKQLAGESEGKDQKGIYPSSANFSTDLHSLGQYIQEGRRFLFETVVMVDNPRYDIEIPAESDDLDGLKYLEGKKMNYVNEQAYRGVVIAHTDGGVPVMTIHVDQQDEYTLGKLIYFFEIAIGVSGYLNGINPFNQPGVEAYKNNMFALLGKPGFEKQTDEIKKRESDFF
- a CDS encoding alpha/beta hydrolase, translated to MKIEKFNLSSENQNVTLTTYLLDDSPETINGKPRPGIIICPGGGYFSCSDREAEPVAIKFASLGYHAFVLRYSTYSDGSLELPDLSKPLPVKKDRIFPRQVIELGKAMVLVKKHASEWNLDPEKVAVCGFSAGGHNAALYSTSWNQTWVKDQFGNDASLLKPALSILGYALTDYVMLSSQIDELPAGMDKSFMIASFVAYLGMEKPDQELLEQVSPARHVDSNTPPSFIWANFEDPLVSIQHSIKLAEAMKSENIPFELHIFEKGTHGLSLADQTSAAAKSQIIRHTANWFDLCAEWLEDRFALPLPELSDFEKMQQEQNS
- the pgmB gene encoding beta-phosphoglucomutase, which codes for MTNFNEIKGFAFDLDGVITDTAKFHAQAWQQVADKVGTNWTEDLADGLKGISRMDSLEMILKAGGHENDYSQAEKEKLAAEKNDNYVQLIKTLTPDDILPGMLDFIKSLQASGYKMSLASVSLNAPVILKSLGLTDAFEGIVNPASLKKGKPDPEIYVRAAEVMKLDPKQVIGVEDAAAGVTAINGANETSLGIGNSDVLHEADLIFPDTAAVTIEAIKEKMG
- a CDS encoding IS3 family transposase, producing the protein MAELKKMVNQYTYWYNNERISLNNTGLTPTELKKEVGSVDFYKRQQPN